In the Pseudoliparis swirei isolate HS2019 ecotype Mariana Trench chromosome 19, NWPU_hadal_v1, whole genome shotgun sequence genome, one interval contains:
- the LOC130209403 gene encoding transmembrane protein 109-like isoform X1 translates to MTVCASGSGRGACATARVFLATYVLALAVGWAGAEAEQARPSGASPPTVTLSTLITGTCLEIHRYAESVVGSGVIRSAAERAVLFLESLLGQENVYTVAMCFEMVIRFLAEGAASGLNVIAVYVTEILRVTGFDVALTSPLFTPEAVAAIAQWGLVALIGYWVLTIVLRLLIGVVRQVFWVVKTVLALWLFGLIVTDKHATADITAVRLGGLVLACVLLTLFTSCSEKTCGVEHRLSSLEGRVKAVEKSRKSE, encoded by the exons ATGACTGTTTGTGCGTCTGGCTCTGGGCGCGGTGCATGTGCCACGGCGCGGGTCTTCCTCGCCACCTATGTGCTGGCGTTGGCTGTGGGCTGGGCCGGAGCTGAAGCTGAGCAGGCCAGGCCGAGCGGGGCGAGCCCACCGACCGTCACCCTCAGCACTCTGATCACCGGGACCTGCCTGGAGATCCATCGGTACGCGGAGTCCGTGGTGGGAAGCGGTGTGATCCGGTCAGCTGCTGAG CGCGCAGTGTTGTTTCTTGAGTCATTGCTTGGTCAGGAGAACGTCTATACAGTGGCCATG TGTTTTGAGATGGTGATCCGATTCCTTGCTGAAGGAGCTGCCAGCGGCCTGAATGTCATCGCTGTTTACGTCACAGAGATCCTCAGGGTCACAGGATTTGATG TTGCACTGACGTCACCCCTCTTCACTCCTGAGGCCGTAGCCGCCATTGCCCAGTGGGGCCTGGTGGCCCTGATCGGCTACTGGGTGCTGACCATCGTTCTCCGTCTGCTGATTGGTGTGGTGAGGCAGGTGTTCTGGGTGGTGAAGACCGTCTTGGCGCTCTGGCTTTTTGGACTGATCGTGACTGACAAGCATGCCACTGCAGACATCACGGCGGTTCGACTAGGCGGCCTGGTGCTGGCGTGCGTCCTGTTGACTCTGTTCACCTCTTGCTCTGAAAAGACTTGTGGAGTGGAACACCGGCTGAGCTCCCTGGAGGGCCGGGTGAAGGCCGTCGAGAAAAGTAGGAAAAGTGAATAG
- the LOC130209403 gene encoding transmembrane protein 109-like isoform X2, translated as MTVCASGSGRGACATARVFLATYVLALAVGWAGAEAEQARPSGASPPTVTLSTLITGTCLEIHRYAESVVGSGVIRSAAECFEMVIRFLAEGAASGLNVIAVYVTEILRVTGFDVALTSPLFTPEAVAAIAQWGLVALIGYWVLTIVLRLLIGVVRQVFWVVKTVLALWLFGLIVTDKHATADITAVRLGGLVLACVLLTLFTSCSEKTCGVEHRLSSLEGRVKAVEKSRKSE; from the exons ATGACTGTTTGTGCGTCTGGCTCTGGGCGCGGTGCATGTGCCACGGCGCGGGTCTTCCTCGCCACCTATGTGCTGGCGTTGGCTGTGGGCTGGGCCGGAGCTGAAGCTGAGCAGGCCAGGCCGAGCGGGGCGAGCCCACCGACCGTCACCCTCAGCACTCTGATCACCGGGACCTGCCTGGAGATCCATCGGTACGCGGAGTCCGTGGTGGGAAGCGGTGTGATCCGGTCAGCTGCTGAG TGTTTTGAGATGGTGATCCGATTCCTTGCTGAAGGAGCTGCCAGCGGCCTGAATGTCATCGCTGTTTACGTCACAGAGATCCTCAGGGTCACAGGATTTGATG TTGCACTGACGTCACCCCTCTTCACTCCTGAGGCCGTAGCCGCCATTGCCCAGTGGGGCCTGGTGGCCCTGATCGGCTACTGGGTGCTGACCATCGTTCTCCGTCTGCTGATTGGTGTGGTGAGGCAGGTGTTCTGGGTGGTGAAGACCGTCTTGGCGCTCTGGCTTTTTGGACTGATCGTGACTGACAAGCATGCCACTGCAGACATCACGGCGGTTCGACTAGGCGGCCTGGTGCTGGCGTGCGTCCTGTTGACTCTGTTCACCTCTTGCTCTGAAAAGACTTGTGGAGTGGAACACCGGCTGAGCTCCCTGGAGGGCCGGGTGAAGGCCGTCGAGAAAAGTAGGAAAAGTGAATAG